The proteins below come from a single Drosophila suzukii chromosome X, CBGP_Dsuzu_IsoJpt1.0, whole genome shotgun sequence genomic window:
- the Dna2 gene encoding DNA replication ATP-dependent helicase/nuclease DNA2 codes for MATKRVLTPSKAENATADVPPSNPLKKFKEQLDFGADDLENIDWGDDDDFDLAVAGAVDSISNHRLDLSHWQRCEVARVEQLPKKQGLEIHVKRISGGDPETAVCQLHAPWSHMALGVGDTVSLMGRWDPSAGCHVIDKEQGYCVSHPDFLISGTTVTGSLFCKRKSVLQERFRGLDSGSSIMVIGTLVHELLQKVLRQKLSQKVQIQSALQEMLASSSLAHLLYASNLSQAEMESQLLKFIDPIVSFVAQYVKGETPDVLPPEVYRGRIHEIRDIEENLWVPQLGLKGKVDVSVKVRNHLRKEEIIPLELKTGRASFSMEHKGQLLLYQLMHSAQGRDTQSGLLLYLKEGLLREVPSGRNEQRDLVMLRNELAHWLTREVVIPAEKEEPLEPLQLPEPVYHHSACGNCAYNTICSSFAQRDSSLELSDSHPLKKLMPQLLGHLKEPDHAYVQHWCGLLALEEQHNRLSSHSRSFWTEDPVKRQQQGRAVCQLRLVKGQRVIFEEGRYRQSLELDEEADASRDLSLSGFDVGEYVVISSSSRLAIASGFIVSLEARRLDLRLERDLSQLYGQESFIMDKHESQSFATFNFTNLGLLLSDGERFQELRDIIVAKKQPEQHKVLPKIILTKGAPMLLQLNKVQKTAALRALTTSSHLLIKGLPGTGKTQTLVSLVRLLHLLGKSVLITAQTHSAVDNLLLRLLPFDLPMMRLGSSSRIHSQLVEISEDRLTKDCKTVEELEKALEKPSIVGVTCLGAGHPLFQRRQFDYCIVDEATQVLQPTVLRPLVHCSKFVLVGDPEQLPPIVRSKEARQRGADETLFQRLDSDQATAVLSLQYRMNKTITRLANELTYGGDLKCASEEVSVARFQVELSNQAPRWVQRALLTHLEQAVTLINTGNCFERCQEFVQASQRLGDTCSSIEQSFGEDKEENRKHTAKRRISKYTNYCEAGVVMHLLRQLLKSGFEASRIGVIAPYRAQVELLKKLASKLDPNLECNTVDQFQGRDKNLIIYSCSKTGGESADMERSREAEILEDQRRLTVAITRAKNKLILLGDIQCLEQYGPFRRLFKHIPDRCRLKLEEGRMEFAWQRIQEDLASLLEN; via the exons ATGGCCACAAAACGTGTGCTAACGCCCAGTAAGGCGGAAAATGCCACCGCCGACGTGCCGCCGTCCAATCCTCTGAAGAAATTCAAGGAGCAACTGGACTTCGGGGCTGATGATCTGGAGAATATCGACTGGGGCGACGATGATGACTTCGATTTGGCGGTGGCCGGGGCTGTGGACTCCATAAGCAACCACCGACTGGATCTCAGCCACTGGCAGCGGTGCGAGGTGGCGCGGGTGGAGCAGCTGCCCAAGAAACAGGGGCTGGAAATCCACGTGAAGAGGATTTCTGGCGGGGATCCGGAGACGGCTGTTTGCCAGCTGCACGCACCCTGGAGTCACATGGCCCTGGGGGTCGGGGATACTGTCTCTCTGATGGGCAGGTGGGATCCATCTGCCGGATGCCATGTGATCGACAAGGAGCAGGGCTACTGCGTCTCCCATCCGGATTTTCTCATTTCCGGCACCACAGTCACCGGTTCCCTCTTCTGCAAGCGCAAATCCGTTCTGCAGGAGCGTTTCCGGGGGCTGGACTCTGGCAGCTCCATA ATGGTCATTGGCACTCTGGTGCATGAGTTGCTGCAAAAGGTTCTCCGCCAGAAGCTCTCCCAGAAGGTTCAAATCCAATCCGCGCTCCAGGAGATGCTGGCCAGCTCTTCCTTGGCCCACCTACTCTATGCCAGCAATCTCAGCCAGGCGGAAATGGAGTCACAGCTGCTGAAATTCATCGATCCCATTGTCAGCTTTGTGGCCCAATATGTAAAGGGTGAAACACCGGACGTCCTGCCGCCAGAAGTCTATCGCGGTCGCATCCATGAGATCCGCGACATAGAGGAGAATCTCTGGGTGCCTCAGTTGGGCCTAAAAGGTAAGGTGGATGTCTCCGTGAAGGTAAGGAACCATCTGCGCAAGGAGGAAATCATACCGCTGGAGCTGAAGACTGGCCGAGCCAGCTTCTCCATGGAGCACAAGGGGCAGCTGCTGCTCTACCAACTGATGCACTCTGCCCAGGGCAGGGACACCCAGTCGGGACTGCTCCTCTACCTCAAGGAGGGCCTTCTGCGCGAGGTTCCCAGCGGGAGGAACGAACAGCGGGATCTCGTAATGCTCAGGAATGAGTTGGCCCACTGGCTGACACGGGAAGTAGTCATCCCAGCTGAAAAGGAGGAACCCTTGGAGCCACTGCAGCTACCCGAACCCGTCTACCATCACAGCGCCTGCGGCAACTGCGCCTACAACACCATCTGCTCCAGCTTTGCCCAGAGGGACTCCAGCTTGGAACTCAGCGACTCGCATCCCCTCAAGAAACTTATGCCACAGCTTCTGGGGCACCTCAAGGAGCCGGATCACGCCTATGTGCAGCACTGGTGCGGCTTGCTGGCTCTCGAGGAGCAGCACAATCGTCTGTCTTCGCACTCGCGATCCTTTTGGACAGAGGATCCTGTAAAAAGGCAACAGCAGGGCAGAGCAGTTTGCCAGCTAAGGCTAGTGAAGGGTCAACGGGTTATTTTTGAAGAGGGACGCTATCGTCAGAGCTTGGAGCTCGATGAAGAAGCCGATGCCAGCCGAGATCTCAGTCTCAGTGGG TTCGACGTGGGTGAATATGTGGTGATCAGTTCCAGTTCGCGCCTAGCCATTGCCTCTGGTTTTATTGTATCCCTGGAGGCTCGTCGCTTGGATCTCCGCCTGGAGCGCGATCTTAGCCAACTGTATGGGCAGGAATCATTCATCATGGACAAGCACGAGTCACAGAGCTTTGCCACCTTCAATTTTACCAATCTTGGCCTGCTGCTCTCCGATGGTGAGCGCTTCCAGGAACTGAGAGACATTATAGTGGCCAAGAAGCAACCGGAGCAGCATAAGGTTCTGCCCAAGATCATCCTCACCAAAGGAGCTCCCATGCTACTACAATTGAACAAAGTACAAAAGACCGCAGCTTTGCGCGCTTTGACCACCAGCAGTCACCTTTTGATCAAGGGTCTGCCGGGCACTGGAAAAACGCAGACTTTGGTTTCCCTGGTCAGGCTGCTTCATCTCCTCGGCAAGAGTGTCCTCATCACGGCCCAAACGCACTCGGCCGTGGACAATCTCCTTCTGCGTCTGCTGCCCTTTGATTTGCCCATGATGAGATTGGGTTCCAGCTCTAGAATTCACAGCCAGCTGGTGGAGATAAGCGAGGATAGGCTTACGAAGGACTGCAAAACGGTGGAGGAACTAGAGAAGGCTCTGGAGAAGCCCTCCATTGTCGGAGTGACCTGTCTGGGCGCTGGACATCCGCTCTTTCAGCGTCGCCAGTTCGACTATTGCATTGTAGACGAAGCCACGCAGGTGTTGCAGCCTACTGTGCTGCGTCCATTGGTGCACTGCAGCAAGTTCGTCCTCGTGGGAGATCCGGAGCAGCTGCCGCCGATTGTCCGGTCGAAGGAAGCCCGCCAGCGGGGAGCTGATGAGACTTTATTCCAGAGATTGGACTCTGATCAGGCGACCGCTGTGCTGAGCCTGCAGTACCGCATGAACAAGACCATCACCCGCCTGGCCAATGAGCTCACCTATGGCGGAGACCTAAAGTGCGCCTCCGAGGAGGTTTCCGTCGCCAGATTCCAGGTGGAATTGTCCAACCAAGCTCCCCGGTGGGTGCAGCGTGCCTTGCTAACTCATTTGGAGCAGGCCGTCACCCTGATAAATACTGGCAATTGCTTCGAACGCTGTCAGGAATTCGTGCAGGCATCCCAGCGACTGGGGGACACCTGCTCCTCCATTGAGCAAAGCTTTGGCGAAGACAAAGAGGAGAACAGAAAGCATACGGCCAAAAGGAGAATATCCAAATACACAAACTACTGTGAAGCGGGCGTGGTGATGCATTTGCTGAGGCAACTATTGAAATCCGGCTTCGAGGCCTCCAGGATTGGAGTGATTGCTCCGTATCGGGCGCAGGTGGAGCTGCTCAAGAAGCTAGCCTCCAAACTGGACCCCAACCTGGAGTGCAACACTGTGGATCAGTTCCAGGGCAGGGATAAGAACCTGATCATATACAGCTGTTCCAAAACAGGCGGCGAATCCGCTGACATGGAACGCTCGCGGGAGGCAGAGATCCTGGAGGATCAGCGCCGCCTAACAGTTGCCATTACCCGTGCCAAGAACAAGCTCATCCTGCTGGGGGATATCCAGTGCCTCGAACAGTATGGTCCTTTCCGGCGACTCTTCAAGCACATCCCTGACAGATGTCGCCTAAAGTTGGAGGAGGGGCGCATGGAGTTCGCCTGGCAGCGGATCCAAGAGGACCTCGCCTCTCTGTTGGAGAACTAG
- the LOC108015107 gene encoding transcription factor 15 encodes MAVSSSYLMAVFAQDSNSSGSATGSGCSGAAADSEDSQMGLESLGHQGSHGHHGTHRRRPPRQKINARERYRTFNVNSAYEALRNLIPTEPMNRKLSKIEIIRLASSYITHLSSTLETGTECQPCLLHKYENEGVARRISICTFCLKTN; translated from the exons ATGGCGGTCTCATCCTCGTACTTGATGGCGGTATTCGCCCAGGACAGCAATAGCAGTGGCAGTGCCACCGGGAGCGGATGCAGTGGCGCAGCCGCCGACTCCGAGGACTCACAGATGGGCCTGGAAAGCCTAGGGCACCAGGGTAGCCACGGGCATCACGGGACTCACAGGAGGCGGCCGCCGCGCCAGAAGATCAACGCTAGGGAGCGCTACAGGACATTCAA TGTAAATTCCGCTTACGAAGCTTTGAGAAACTTAATACCCACGGAACCCATGAATCGCAAGCTGTCAAAAATCGAGATCATTCGCCTGGCTAGCAGCTATATAACGCATCTCAGTAGCACCCTAGAAACAG GAACTGAATGCCAGCCATGTTTGCTACACAAATACGAGAACGAAGGCGTCGCCAGGCGAATCAGCATTTGCACCTTCTGCCTAAAAACCAATTGA
- the LOC108015320 gene encoding uncharacterized protein isoform X1 has translation MRQPSRQHFLAILVLGSAACLISAVPLPQPQPAGNQELDVLQIPLANGKEIDVLTLGAKDQETLIADRNKRTIGLLRELFPDITKNGATDTQIDLSAINKQLEETIRVARQVKEAEAAAAAVAAQSLSPSSASASSPIAQAPIPLKSNEPIQLSFNNELPSVSTSAGVNDKALSTNDLQLSESKSPAIDELTLDSAEETADLDDRNKSNLFKRFLSFGGAGLAGGSSGGAGGSPSGNALGAGGSGNFLLDVVRLFSGSVQTQQGDEAANSVGGGAGSSSGGSLGGDGDADGDSTRNADGYTEGIPGPVTRLVVLANRGLANLVQDLILRVAATSEKFVNFKAKLITALI, from the exons ATGAGGCAGCCCAGTAGACAGCACTTCCTGGCGATCCTCGTCCTCGGCAGCGCCGCCTGCCTGATCAGCGCCGTACCGCTCCCCCAGCCGCAGCCCGCCGGCAACCAGGAGCTGGACGTCCTGCAGATCCCGCTGGCCAACGGCAAG GAAATCGATGTCTTGACATTGGGCGCCAAAGACCAAGAAACATTGATAGCCGATCGCAACAAACGAACGATTGGACTGCTGCGCGAACTGTTCCCCGACATCACCAAG aaTGGAGCCACCGATACCCAGATCGACTTGTCGGCTATCAACAAGCAATTGGAGGAGACGATCCGAGTGGCCCGTCAGGTGAAGGAGGCGGAAGCAGCCGCCGCCGCCGTGGCCGCCCAATCCCTGTCCCCATCCTCCGCATCCGCCTCATCGCCGATCGCCCAGGCGCCCATTCCCCTGAAATCCAACGAGCCCATCCAGCTAAGCTTCAACAACGAACTTCCCAGTGTCTCGACCTCTGCCGGTGTGAATGACAAGGCCTTGAGCACCAACGATCTTCAGCTTTCCGAGTCCAAGTCGCCGGCGATCGATGAGCTGACCCTCGACTCCGCGGAGGAGACAGCCGACCTGGACGATCGCAACAAGAG CAATCTGTTCAAAAGGTTCCTCAGCTTCGGCGGTGCGGGTCTGGCCGGTGGCTCAAGCGGCGGAGCAGGTGGCTCGCCCAGTGGCAATGCCTTGGGAGCCGGAGGCTCTGGCAACTTTCTGCTGGACGTGGTGAGG CTCTTCTCGGGCAGCGTTCAGACCCAGCAGGGCGACGAGGCGGCCAACTCGGTGGGCGGCGGAGCCGGCAGCAGTAGCGGCGGAAGTTTGGGTGGCGACGGGGACGCGGATGGCGACAGCACCCGCAACGCCGACGGCTACACCGAGGGCATTCCCGGCCCAGTCACGCGCCTCGTGGTCCTGGCCAACCGCGGTCTGGCCAATCTGGTCCAGGACTTGATACTG CGCGTTGCGGCCACCAGCGAGAAGTTCGTGAACTTCAAGGCCAAGCTGATAACGGCGCTGATCTAA
- the LOC108015320 gene encoding uncharacterized protein isoform X2 yields MRQPSRQHFLAILVLGSAACLISAVPLPQPQPAGNQELDVLQIPLANGKEIDVLTLGAKDQETLIADRNKRTIGLLRELFPDITKNGATDTQIDLSAINKQLEETIRVARQVKEAEAAAAAVAAQSLSPSSASASSPIAQAPIPLKSNEPIQLSFNNELPSVSTSAGVNDKALSTNDLQLSESKSPAIDELTLDSAEETADLDDRNKRFLSFGGAGLAGGSSGGAGGSPSGNALGAGGSGNFLLDVVRLFSGSVQTQQGDEAANSVGGGAGSSSGGSLGGDGDADGDSTRNADGYTEGIPGPVTRLVVLANRGLANLVQDLILRVAATSEKFVNFKAKLITALI; encoded by the exons ATGAGGCAGCCCAGTAGACAGCACTTCCTGGCGATCCTCGTCCTCGGCAGCGCCGCCTGCCTGATCAGCGCCGTACCGCTCCCCCAGCCGCAGCCCGCCGGCAACCAGGAGCTGGACGTCCTGCAGATCCCGCTGGCCAACGGCAAG GAAATCGATGTCTTGACATTGGGCGCCAAAGACCAAGAAACATTGATAGCCGATCGCAACAAACGAACGATTGGACTGCTGCGCGAACTGTTCCCCGACATCACCAAG aaTGGAGCCACCGATACCCAGATCGACTTGTCGGCTATCAACAAGCAATTGGAGGAGACGATCCGAGTGGCCCGTCAGGTGAAGGAGGCGGAAGCAGCCGCCGCCGCCGTGGCCGCCCAATCCCTGTCCCCATCCTCCGCATCCGCCTCATCGCCGATCGCCCAGGCGCCCATTCCCCTGAAATCCAACGAGCCCATCCAGCTAAGCTTCAACAACGAACTTCCCAGTGTCTCGACCTCTGCCGGTGTGAATGACAAGGCCTTGAGCACCAACGATCTTCAGCTTTCCGAGTCCAAGTCGCCGGCGATCGATGAGCTGACCCTCGACTCCGCGGAGGAGACAGCCGACCTGGACGATCGCAACAAGAG GTTCCTCAGCTTCGGCGGTGCGGGTCTGGCCGGTGGCTCAAGCGGCGGAGCAGGTGGCTCGCCCAGTGGCAATGCCTTGGGAGCCGGAGGCTCTGGCAACTTTCTGCTGGACGTGGTGAGG CTCTTCTCGGGCAGCGTTCAGACCCAGCAGGGCGACGAGGCGGCCAACTCGGTGGGCGGCGGAGCCGGCAGCAGTAGCGGCGGAAGTTTGGGTGGCGACGGGGACGCGGATGGCGACAGCACCCGCAACGCCGACGGCTACACCGAGGGCATTCCCGGCCCAGTCACGCGCCTCGTGGTCCTGGCCAACCGCGGTCTGGCCAATCTGGTCCAGGACTTGATACTG CGCGTTGCGGCCACCAGCGAGAAGTTCGTGAACTTCAAGGCCAAGCTGATAACGGCGCTGATCTAA
- the LOC108015320 gene encoding vitellogenin-2 isoform X5, whose translation MRQPSRQHFLAILVLGSAACLISAVPLPQPQPAGNQELDVLQIPLANGKEIDVLTLGAKDQETLIADRNKRTIGLLRELFPDITKQIDDQANRIISKLLRTLGPTVLRTAIQGNSANAARTTFDADFDDDDDESSKSSSSSSTTSSSSSDSGTRVTIELPTFEPDDDENEIDAEKSSSSSTTTTTTSTSTTEST comes from the exons ATGAGGCAGCCCAGTAGACAGCACTTCCTGGCGATCCTCGTCCTCGGCAGCGCCGCCTGCCTGATCAGCGCCGTACCGCTCCCCCAGCCGCAGCCCGCCGGCAACCAGGAGCTGGACGTCCTGCAGATCCCGCTGGCCAACGGCAAG GAAATCGATGTCTTGACATTGGGCGCCAAAGACCAAGAAACATTGATAGCCGATCGCAACAAACGAACGATTGGACTGCTGCGCGAACTGTTCCCCGACATCACCAAG CAAATCGACGACCAGGCGAACCGCATTATCTCAAAGCTCTTGAGAACTTTGGGACCCACGGTGCTGCGTACCGCCATCCAGGGCAACAGTGCGAATGCGGCCAGGACCACTTTCGATGCGGATTTCGATGATGACGACGATGAGAGCTccaagagcagcagcagcagctccacCACCTCTTCCTCCAGTAGTGACAGTGGCACCCGGGTGACCATCGAACTGCCCACCTTCGAGCCCGATGATGATGAGAACGAGATCGATGCGGAgaagagcagcagcagcagcaccaccaccaccactacCAGCACCTCAACCACCGAATCCACCTAA
- the LOC108015320 gene encoding platelet glycoprotein Ib alpha chain isoform X3, whose amino-acid sequence MRQPSRQHFLAILVLGSAACLISAVPLPQPQPAGNQELDVLQIPLANGKEIDVLTLGAKDQETLIADRNKRTIGLLRELFPDITKEIDSIVNRIIAQVIRVAGPGLLNSILAGNRGGAGGAAAGGSTTPASDFDADFDADFDDDDDSSATSSSPATRSASAPPLPQLPGQGANEVEESRRVKIDLPTFAPQAATESKGDESFNNQASSSPTTTETTTTTTSPSNPTTTTSSTTSSTTSTPVEELVQLFPRFLEPATTADPAPSPTPTPNPTPSPATTTTTTLPATTTTTTTTTTTSSTTDLPPPITEPTTTNILFPTNNSIDEPQLLTIIADINRLLNSTNYFITTRDNLTTTTTTTTKATTIDNNNITKLLPVFD is encoded by the exons ATGAGGCAGCCCAGTAGACAGCACTTCCTGGCGATCCTCGTCCTCGGCAGCGCCGCCTGCCTGATCAGCGCCGTACCGCTCCCCCAGCCGCAGCCCGCCGGCAACCAGGAGCTGGACGTCCTGCAGATCCCGCTGGCCAACGGCAAG GAAATCGATGTCTTGACATTGGGCGCCAAAGACCAAGAAACATTGATAGCCGATCGCAACAAACGAACGATTGGACTGCTGCGCGAACTGTTCCCCGACATCACCAAG GAAATCGACTCGATAGTGAATCGAATTATAGCCCAGGTGATACGGGTGGCCGGTCCGGGTCTTCTGAATAGCATATTGGCCGGAAATCGCGGTGGTGCGGGTGGTGCAGCAGCCGGTGGCAGTACAACGCCGGCCTCCGATTTCGATGCCGATTTCGATGCGGACTTCGATGATGACGATGACAGCTCGGCGACGTCCAGCAGTCCGGCAACGAGGAGTGCCAGTGCACCACCGTTGCCACAACTACCGGGCCAAGGGGCCAACGAGGTGGAGGAGAGCCGGCGGGTGAAGATCGATTTGCCCACATTTGCGCCACAGGCTGCAACTGAATCGAAAGGTGACGAAAGCTTTAACAATCAGGCATCTTCATCCCCAACAACAACCGAAAcaacaaccaccaccaccagtcCCAGTAATCCAACAACAACCACTAGCAGCACCACTAGTAGCACCACTAGCACGCCAGTGGAGGAGCTGGTCCAGTTGTTCCCGCGCTTCTTGGAGCCGGCAACAACCGCGGATCCAGCTCCAAGTCCAACTCCAACTCCAAATCCAACTCCATCTCCAGCAACAACGACAACGACTACTTTGCCTGCAAcaacaaccaccaccaccaccacaactACCACTTCCAGCACCACTGATTTACCCCCACCAATAACTGaacccaccaccaccaacattCTGTTCCCCACCAACAACAGCATCGATGAACCACAATTGCTAACCATCATAGCCGATATAAATCGTTTATTAAATTCTAccaattattttattacaaCCAGAGATAAtctaacaacaacaacaaccacaacaacaaagGCCACAACAAttgacaacaacaacattaCGAAATTATTGCCCGTCTTTGATTGA
- the LOC108015320 gene encoding uncharacterized protein isoform X4, translating into MRQPSRQHFLAILVLGSAACLISAVPLPQPQPAGNQELDVLQIPLANGKEIDVLTLGAKDQETLIADRNKRTIGLLRELFPDITKEIDSIVNRIIAQVIRVAGPGLLNSILAGNRGGAGGAAAGGSTTPASDFDADFDADFDDDDDSSATSSSPATRSASAPPLPQLPGQGANEVEESRRVKIDLPTFAPQAATESKEII; encoded by the exons ATGAGGCAGCCCAGTAGACAGCACTTCCTGGCGATCCTCGTCCTCGGCAGCGCCGCCTGCCTGATCAGCGCCGTACCGCTCCCCCAGCCGCAGCCCGCCGGCAACCAGGAGCTGGACGTCCTGCAGATCCCGCTGGCCAACGGCAAG GAAATCGATGTCTTGACATTGGGCGCCAAAGACCAAGAAACATTGATAGCCGATCGCAACAAACGAACGATTGGACTGCTGCGCGAACTGTTCCCCGACATCACCAAG GAAATCGACTCGATAGTGAATCGAATTATAGCCCAGGTGATACGGGTGGCCGGTCCGGGTCTTCTGAATAGCATATTGGCCGGAAATCGCGGTGGTGCGGGTGGTGCAGCAGCCGGTGGCAGTACAACGCCGGCCTCCGATTTCGATGCCGATTTCGATGCGGACTTCGATGATGACGATGACAGCTCGGCGACGTCCAGCAGTCCGGCAACGAGGAGTGCCAGTGCACCACCGTTGCCACAACTACCGGGCCAAGGGGCCAACGAGGTGGAGGAGAGCCGGCGGGTGAAGATCGATTTGCCCACATTTGCGCCACAGGCTGCAACTGAATCGAAAG AGATAAtctaa
- the LOC108015320 gene encoding uncharacterized protein isoform X6 gives MRQPSRQHFLAILVLGSAACLISAVPLPQPQPAGNQELDVLQIPLANGKEIDVLTLGAKDQETLIADRNKRTIGLLRELFPDITKEINVQINRLVNNVLQRVGPVVLGTILNPAFDRGLHPRKPAQEDDDGAGDDKDKEQGSKDYDQLPEDLTQFQPDGDFAKER, from the exons ATGAGGCAGCCCAGTAGACAGCACTTCCTGGCGATCCTCGTCCTCGGCAGCGCCGCCTGCCTGATCAGCGCCGTACCGCTCCCCCAGCCGCAGCCCGCCGGCAACCAGGAGCTGGACGTCCTGCAGATCCCGCTGGCCAACGGCAAG GAAATCGATGTCTTGACATTGGGCGCCAAAGACCAAGAAACATTGATAGCCGATCGCAACAAACGAACGATTGGACTGCTGCGCGAACTGTTCCCCGACATCACCAAG GAGATCAATGTGCAGATCAATCGTCTAGTGAATAATGTGTTGCAACGCGTGGGGCCCGTGGTTCTGGGCACGATCCTCAATCCGGCCTTCGATCGGGGTCTCCATCCCCGGAAGCCAGCCCAAGAGGACGACGATGGTGCTGGGGATGATAAGGATAAGGAGCAGGGTTCCAAGGACTATGACCAACTGCCCGAGGACCTTACCCAATTCCAGCCCGATGGCGATTTCGCAAAGGAGCGCTGa